In a genomic window of Streptomyces koelreuteriae:
- a CDS encoding STAS domain-containing protein, with amino-acid sequence MTFIPNPTEPRDLPGRVYLTMPAEIDFCNAAELLPLIMSAARDRGDRLELLVLDLSCTSFMDSQGVRLINDVRHRLRPGARVRLVARPDGITSSVLELTGLRRDVPVYDNLAEAMAS; translated from the coding sequence GTGACTTTCATCCCGAATCCCACCGAACCGCGAGACCTGCCCGGCCGTGTCTACCTCACCATGCCCGCGGAGATCGACTTCTGCAACGCCGCGGAGCTGCTGCCGCTGATCATGTCCGCGGCCCGCGACCGCGGCGACCGGCTGGAACTGCTCGTCCTCGACCTCTCCTGCACGTCCTTCATGGACTCCCAGGGCGTCCGCCTCATCAACGACGTCCGCCACCGGCTGCGCCCCGGCGCCCGGGTGCGTCTGGTGGCCCGGCCCGACGGCATCACGAGCAGCGTCCTGGAGCTGACCGGACTGCGCCGGGACGTGCCCGTGTACGACAACCTGGCGGAGGCCATGGCGTCGTAG
- a CDS encoding ANTAR domain-containing protein encodes MPKRFVVAASEFPDLPRFPAGSELADALTVASQQLHETLTPHNTLRTAVRLAVHLMPGAEHAGVSEVERGSRLRTLAWTDEVVRAAEARHTGREPHGHWERLWNTPVARTGDSDAEDGWDVLSALGLRSALSLRLRADRRRLTVLTAYARKPGVFDEDATRIGRLFTAHVSIALDSATVREQLTEAMHTRDLIGQATGILMERQGIDAAAAFESLVRASQRENVKLRDIARRIVGTHDTT; translated from the coding sequence ATGCCGAAGAGGTTCGTGGTGGCTGCGTCCGAGTTTCCTGATTTGCCCCGTTTTCCGGCTGGCTCCGAGCTGGCCGATGCCCTGACGGTGGCGTCTCAGCAGCTGCACGAGACCCTCACTCCGCACAACACCCTGCGTACGGCCGTCCGGCTGGCCGTGCACCTCATGCCCGGGGCCGAGCACGCGGGTGTCTCCGAGGTCGAGCGCGGCAGCCGGCTCCGTACGCTCGCCTGGACCGACGAGGTCGTGCGCGCCGCCGAGGCCCGGCACACCGGCCGCGAACCGCACGGGCACTGGGAGCGGTTGTGGAACACCCCGGTGGCGCGCACAGGGGACAGCGACGCGGAGGACGGCTGGGACGTGCTGTCGGCCCTGGGACTGCGCTCGGCGCTGTCGCTGCGGCTGCGCGCCGACCGCCGCCGGCTGACCGTGCTCACGGCCTACGCGCGCAAGCCGGGCGTCTTCGACGAGGACGCGACGCGCATCGGTCGGCTGTTCACCGCGCACGTCAGCATCGCCCTGGACTCCGCGACCGTGCGCGAGCAGCTCACCGAGGCCATGCACACCCGGGACCTGATCGGCCAGGCCACCGGCATCCTGATGGAGCGCCAGGGCATCGACGCGGCCGCGGCCTTCGAGAGCCTGGTGCGGGCCTCCCAGCGCGAGAACGTGAAACTGCGCGACATCGCCCGCCGCATCGTCGGCACGCACGACACCACCTGA
- a CDS encoding GAF and ANTAR domain-containing protein — MSSETSDTLDQAMVRSSGLDTLLHDLTDRAVRAVPGAAACSITVRRAGRLLTLAGSDGLPSGLDLRQYENGSGPCVDAAETGDEQYAPDLTTESRWPPYTRYALSVGVGCVLAVPIDIEDETGAALNFYGEEPGALGASREAARAFAGRAGDAIDVALRIERGRRSAADVRTALLSRSVIDQAIGILMARERIDASIALERLRRISQDRNVKLRDLCDQLVARVSRPSDPASGRRK; from the coding sequence ATGAGTTCCGAGACGTCCGACACGCTGGACCAGGCGATGGTGCGCAGCAGTGGTCTCGACACCCTGCTGCACGATCTGACCGACCGTGCGGTGCGGGCGGTGCCGGGCGCCGCCGCGTGCAGTATCACCGTGCGCCGTGCCGGGCGGCTGCTCACCCTGGCCGGCAGCGACGGCCTGCCCAGCGGCCTGGACCTGCGCCAGTACGAGAACGGTTCGGGCCCCTGCGTCGACGCCGCCGAGACCGGCGACGAGCAGTACGCCCCCGATCTGACGACCGAGTCCCGCTGGCCGCCGTACACGCGGTACGCGCTCTCCGTGGGCGTCGGCTGCGTGCTGGCCGTGCCGATCGACATCGAGGACGAGACGGGCGCGGCGCTCAACTTCTACGGTGAGGAGCCCGGGGCACTGGGCGCGAGCCGGGAGGCGGCCCGGGCCTTCGCCGGCCGGGCCGGGGACGCGATCGACGTGGCCCTGCGCATCGAACGCGGGCGCCGGTCCGCCGCCGACGTACGCACCGCGCTGCTCTCCCGCAGCGTCATCGACCAGGCGATCGGCATCCTCATGGCCCGGGAGCGGATCGACGCGAGCATCGCGCTGGAGCGGCTGCGCCGGATCTCGCAGGACCGGAACGTCAAACTCCGTGACCTGTGCGACCAGTTGGTGGCACGCGTGTCCCGGCCGTCCGACCCGGCCTCAGGCCGCCGGAAGTGA
- a CDS encoding YceI family protein, protein MGLTARIRTRDGWAVSHAVVTVADMRGAQVLRAEADAEGAVRDTTPMEAGAYTVIVTAVGYAPAASSVIVTASGRAEVGTVTLARQGGTELPPPGPWTVDPVHSSVAAVAQHLGISSVHGRFTEFSGSIEIAPDDVTKSRVEAVIRAASVDTGNGMRDGHLKSPDFLDVERFPEITYRSTGLTAAGSDRWTVHGELGMHGVVRPVDLDLAYLGTGPDPWGGTRAAFRATAELHREDFAMSYNQVLQAGIAAIGTTLKVELDIQAVQGESLPAA, encoded by the coding sequence ATGGGACTGACCGCGAGGATCCGTACCCGGGACGGTTGGGCCGTGTCGCACGCGGTCGTCACGGTGGCGGACATGAGGGGCGCGCAGGTGCTGCGTGCCGAGGCCGACGCCGAGGGCGCCGTACGGGACACGACGCCGATGGAGGCGGGGGCGTACACCGTCATCGTCACGGCCGTCGGGTACGCGCCCGCGGCCTCCAGTGTGATCGTGACCGCGAGCGGGCGGGCCGAGGTCGGCACGGTGACGCTGGCCCGGCAGGGCGGCACCGAGCTGCCGCCGCCGGGCCCGTGGACCGTCGACCCGGTGCACTCCAGCGTGGCCGCCGTGGCACAGCACCTGGGCATCTCCAGCGTGCACGGCCGGTTCACGGAGTTCTCCGGATCGATCGAGATCGCCCCGGACGATGTCACCAAGTCCCGGGTGGAGGCGGTGATCCGGGCCGCGTCCGTCGACACCGGCAACGGCATGCGCGACGGGCATCTGAAGTCGCCGGACTTCCTTGATGTGGAGCGGTTCCCCGAGATCACCTACCGGTCGACCGGGCTGACGGCGGCCGGTTCCGACCGCTGGACGGTCCACGGCGAGCTGGGCATGCACGGGGTCGTACGGCCGGTCGACCTGGACCTCGCCTACCTCGGCACGGGCCCGGACCCGTGGGGCGGCACCCGCGCGGCGTTCCGTGCCACGGCCGAACTGCACCGCGAGGACTTCGCGATGAGCTACAACCAGGTCCTCCAGGCGGGCATCGCCGCCATCGGCACGACGCTCAAGGTGGAGCTGGACATCCAGGCCGTGCAGGGCGAGTCACTTCCGGCGGCCTGA
- a CDS encoding MFS transporter gives MATTTPAGVRAHAKHGGGSHSSSGDGAPMTHRQIMEALTGLLLGMFVAILSSTIVSNALPRIIGDLGGGQSAYTWVVTASLLTMTASTPLWGKLADLFSKKLLIQLALVIFVLGSAAAGMSQNPGMLITFRAVQGIGMGGLSALAQIIMAAMISPRERGRYNGYLGAVFATAMVGGPLVGGVITDTDWLGWRWCFYVGVPFAVIALIVLQKTLHLPVVKRKVKVDWAGAFFITAAVCLLLVWVTFAGDKYDWLSWQTYAMVGGSLVLLAVFVLIEAKASEPIIPLRLFRNRTITLASIASLFVGVAMFSGTVFFSQYFQLARDKSPTMSGVMTIPMIAGLFVSSTVSGQVITRTGRWKAWLVAGGVLVTAGLGLLSTIRYDTEYWHIAIFMALLGLGIGMMMQNLVLCTQNQVEPSDLGAASSTVTFFRSLGGAVGVSALGAVLGNKITDYVKDGLADLGPKGAALGHAGTGGGGIPDLDAMPAPLRTVVESAYGHGVADVFLYSAPMALLALLVALFIKEVPLKTKGALAQAAEPETRTSAEAVAPAAEKAVPSWAVSEGVEGSGPEGTQRLGAVATAVRAEEASGGAPGVPVRGFVRGAESAPVPQAAVTLISLAGRQLGRSVAQADGSYAVDAPGSGSYVLIASADGFQPQASTVVVNDEPVAYDILLSGTSGLTGLVRAAENGQPVKDAMVIVTDVRGDLLATGTTGEQGDFTFAELVPGAVTVAVNAAGFRPRAVPVEVGGTGVTKVEIGLDSGARVQGVVRAPHGPLADARVTLVDQAGNVVGSATTGTDGAYAFTDLDGGEYTVIATGYPPVATALTVTGAGADGHDIELAHPGE, from the coding sequence ATGGCAACGACCACACCAGCCGGTGTGCGGGCTCATGCCAAGCACGGGGGAGGCTCGCACAGCTCCTCCGGCGACGGCGCTCCGATGACGCACCGGCAGATCATGGAGGCCCTCACCGGCCTTCTGCTCGGCATGTTCGTCGCGATCCTGTCGTCGACGATCGTCTCCAACGCCCTGCCCCGGATCATCGGCGACCTCGGTGGCGGCCAGAGCGCCTACACCTGGGTCGTCACCGCGTCCCTGCTGACGATGACCGCCTCCACCCCGCTGTGGGGCAAGCTCGCCGACCTGTTCTCCAAGAAGCTGCTGATCCAGCTCGCGCTGGTCATCTTCGTCCTGGGGTCGGCCGCGGCGGGCATGTCGCAGAACCCGGGCATGCTCATCACGTTCCGCGCGGTCCAGGGCATCGGCATGGGCGGTCTGTCCGCGCTGGCCCAGATCATCATGGCGGCGATGATCTCCCCGCGTGAGCGCGGGCGTTACAACGGCTACCTCGGTGCCGTCTTCGCCACCGCCATGGTCGGCGGTCCGCTGGTCGGCGGTGTCATCACCGACACCGACTGGCTCGGCTGGCGCTGGTGCTTCTACGTCGGCGTGCCCTTCGCGGTGATCGCCCTGATCGTGCTGCAGAAGACCCTGCACCTGCCCGTGGTGAAGCGGAAGGTCAAGGTCGACTGGGCCGGCGCGTTCTTCATCACCGCCGCCGTCTGCCTGCTGCTGGTCTGGGTGACCTTCGCCGGTGACAAGTACGACTGGCTGTCCTGGCAGACGTACGCGATGGTCGGCGGTTCGCTGGTGCTGCTGGCGGTGTTCGTCCTGATCGAGGCGAAGGCGAGCGAGCCGATCATTCCGCTGCGGCTGTTCCGCAACCGGACCATCACGCTGGCCTCCATCGCCTCCCTGTTCGTCGGTGTCGCGATGTTCTCGGGGACCGTGTTCTTCAGCCAGTACTTCCAGCTGGCGCGGGACAAGTCGCCGACGATGTCCGGGGTCATGACCATTCCGATGATCGCGGGGCTGTTCGTCTCCTCGACCGTCTCCGGGCAGGTCATCACCCGCACCGGGCGCTGGAAGGCGTGGCTGGTCGCCGGTGGTGTGCTGGTGACCGCGGGCCTCGGTCTGCTGAGCACGATCCGGTACGACACCGAGTACTGGCACATCGCGATCTTCATGGCGCTGCTGGGTCTCGGCATCGGCATGATGATGCAGAACCTGGTGCTCTGCACGCAGAACCAGGTGGAGCCGAGCGACCTGGGCGCCGCCAGCTCCACGGTGACCTTCTTCCGGTCCCTGGGCGGTGCCGTGGGCGTCTCGGCGCTGGGCGCGGTCCTCGGCAACAAGATCACCGACTACGTCAAGGACGGCCTCGCCGACCTCGGCCCCAAGGGCGCGGCCCTCGGCCACGCCGGCACGGGCGGGGGCGGCATCCCCGACCTCGACGCGATGCCCGCGCCGCTGCGCACCGTCGTGGAGAGCGCCTACGGCCACGGTGTCGCGGACGTGTTCCTCTACTCGGCGCCGATGGCGCTGCTCGCCCTGCTCGTGGCGCTGTTCATCAAGGAGGTCCCGTTGAAGACGAAGGGCGCGCTGGCTCAGGCCGCCGAGCCGGAGACCCGGACCTCTGCCGAGGCTGTGGCTCCCGCCGCCGAGAAGGCCGTGCCGAGTTGGGCCGTGAGCGAGGGCGTCGAGGGGAGCGGGCCCGAGGGCACGCAGCGGCTTGGCGCCGTCGCCACGGCGGTCCGGGCCGAGGAGGCCTCCGGTGGTGCACCCGGCGTGCCCGTTCGCGGGTTCGTGCGCGGCGCCGAGTCCGCGCCCGTGCCGCAGGCCGCCGTCACGCTGATCTCGCTGGCCGGGCGTCAGCTGGGCCGGTCCGTGGCGCAGGCCGACGGCTCGTACGCGGTGGACGCCCCGGGCTCCGGTTCGTACGTCCTGATCGCCTCCGCCGACGGCTTCCAGCCGCAGGCGTCCACGGTCGTGGTGAACGACGAGCCGGTCGCCTACGACATCCTGCTCAGCGGCACCAGCGGGCTGACCGGTCTGGTGCGGGCCGCCGAGAACGGGCAGCCGGTCAAGGACGCGATGGTCATCGTGACCGATGTGCGCGGCGATCTGCTGGCCACCGGGACCACCGGTGAGCAGGGCGACTTCACCTTCGCCGAGCTGGTGCCGGGGGCGGTGACCGTCGCGGTGAACGCCGCCGGGTTCCGGCCGCGTGCCGTGCCCGTCGAGGTGGGCGGCACGGGCGTCACCAAGGTCGAGATAGGCCTGGACTCGGGCGCCCGCGTCCAGGGTGTCGTGCGGGCTCCGCACGGCCCGCTGGCCGACGCCCGGGTGACGCTGGTCGACCAGGCGGGCAATGTCGTCGGCTCGGCCACGACCGGGACGGACGGGGCGTACGCCTTCACCGACCTGGACGGCGGCGAGTACACCGTCATCGCCACGGGCTACCCGCCGGTGGCCACCGCCCTGACGGTCACGGGCGCCGGCGCCGACGGCCACGACATCGAACTCGCCCACCCCGGCGAGTAA
- a CDS encoding MarR family winged helix-turn-helix transcriptional regulator: MAERAQYEELVRQFSAFGAVKRELGRIMPAECPGGSAAVLTLLGRHGDMRMSKLAELLAVDMSVTSRHVAHVVDRGWIERSPDPADKRSRILRLTPAGDAQLDELSRRTTEVLAERLSDWSDEDVRRLTQLMARLRESFDCRPAPRAAPPAVAQTTRTPAST; encoded by the coding sequence ATGGCCGAGAGGGCGCAGTACGAAGAGCTGGTCCGCCAGTTCAGTGCCTTCGGTGCCGTGAAGCGGGAGCTCGGCCGGATCATGCCGGCCGAGTGCCCCGGCGGATCGGCGGCCGTTCTGACCCTGCTGGGCCGCCACGGCGACATGCGCATGAGCAAGCTCGCCGAGCTGCTCGCGGTGGACATGTCGGTCACGAGCCGCCATGTCGCGCACGTCGTGGACCGGGGCTGGATCGAACGCTCCCCCGACCCCGCGGACAAGCGCTCACGCATCCTGCGCCTCACCCCCGCCGGCGACGCCCAGCTCGACGAGCTGTCCCGGCGGACCACCGAGGTGCTGGCAGAGCGCCTGAGCGACTGGTCCGACGAGGACGTCCGCCGGCTCACCCAGCTGATGGCACGGCTGCGGGAGAGCTTCGACTGCCGGCCCGCGCCCCGGGCGGCACCACCCGCTGTCGCACAGACCACCCGTACACCCGCAAGCACGTAA
- a CDS encoding RNA polymerase sigma factor SigF codes for MSAEQGSSKVLTLAESETAPHALDSLGPIDDAPAVLAAEPAPVVPTAGAIDTRTLSRSLFLRLAALDEDSPERAYVRDTLIELNLPLVRYAAARFRSRNEPMEDIVQVGTIGLIKAIDRFDCERGVEFPTFAMPTVVGEIKRFFRDTSWSVRVPRRLQELRLALTKASDELSQKLDRSPTVTELAAVLGVSEEDVVDGLAVGNAYTASSLDSPAPEDDGGEGSLADRLGYEDTALEGVEYRESLKPLLAKLPPRERRIIMLRFFANMTQSQIGEEVGISQMHVSRLLTRTLAQLREGLISD; via the coding sequence ATGTCCGCAGAACAGGGCAGCTCGAAGGTGCTCACGCTCGCGGAGAGCGAGACAGCTCCCCATGCTCTCGACTCACTCGGCCCCATCGATGATGCTCCGGCCGTCCTGGCGGCCGAGCCCGCCCCGGTTGTTCCGACCGCGGGCGCCATCGACACCCGCACCCTGTCCCGCTCCCTGTTCCTGCGGCTGGCCGCGCTCGACGAGGACAGCCCCGAGCGTGCGTATGTCCGTGACACTCTGATCGAGCTCAACCTGCCGCTGGTGAGGTACGCCGCGGCGCGGTTCCGGTCGCGGAACGAGCCGATGGAGGACATCGTCCAGGTCGGCACGATCGGGCTGATCAAGGCGATCGACCGGTTCGACTGCGAACGCGGGGTGGAGTTCCCGACGTTCGCGATGCCGACGGTGGTCGGGGAGATCAAGCGGTTCTTCCGTGACACGTCGTGGTCGGTGCGGGTGCCGCGGCGGCTGCAGGAGTTGCGGCTGGCGCTGACGAAGGCGAGCGACGAGCTTTCGCAGAAGCTGGACCGGTCTCCTACGGTCACCGAACTCGCGGCCGTGCTCGGGGTGTCCGAGGAGGACGTCGTCGACGGGCTGGCGGTGGGGAACGCGTACACGGCGTCCTCGCTGGACTCGCCGGCGCCCGAGGACGACGGCGGCGAGGGGTCGCTGGCGGACCGGCTGGGGTACGAGGACACCGCGCTGGAGGGCGTGGAGTACCGCGAGTCCCTGAAGCCGCTGCTGGCGAAGCTGCCGCCTCGTGAGCGGCGGATCATCATGCTTCGCTTCTTCGCGAACATGACCCAGTCGCAGATCGGCGAGGAGGTCGGCATCTCGCAGATGCACGTCTCCCGGCTGCTGACGCGCACGCTGGCGCAGCTGCGGGAAGGCCTGATCTCGGACTGA
- a CDS encoding RNA polymerase sigma factor SigF, translating into MEEVTDGLTDDEVELTVLASTAPQAPSPAPEASSEATPQATPQPTPQPTPQRSRGADTRALTQVLFGQLKELQPGTPEHDRVRGALIEANLPLVRYAAARFRSRNEPMEDVVQVGTIGLINAIDRFDPDRGVQFPTFAMPTVVGEIKRYFRDNVRTVHVPRRLHELWVQVNSATEDLTTSFGRTPTTSEIAERLRITEDEVLSCIEAGRSYHATSLEAAQEGDGLPGLLDRLGYEDPALDGVEHRDLVRHLLVQLPEREQRILLLRYYSNLTQSQISAELGVSQMHVSRLLARSFQRLRSANRIDA; encoded by the coding sequence ATGGAAGAGGTCACTGATGGGTTGACGGATGACGAGGTGGAGTTGACCGTGCTGGCCAGTACTGCGCCTCAGGCACCCTCCCCAGCCCCGGAAGCCTCCTCGGAAGCGACTCCCCAAGCGACTCCACAGCCGACTCCCCAACCGACCCCCCAGCGGAGCCGTGGTGCGGACACCCGCGCCCTCACACAGGTCCTCTTCGGGCAGCTCAAGGAGCTCCAGCCGGGCACGCCGGAGCACGACCGGGTGCGCGGGGCGCTCATCGAGGCCAACCTCCCGCTGGTGCGGTACGCCGCGGCGCGGTTCCGGTCGCGGAACGAGCCGATGGAGGACGTCGTCCAGGTCGGCACCATCGGGCTCATCAACGCCATCGACCGCTTCGACCCCGACCGGGGCGTGCAGTTCCCGACCTTCGCGATGCCGACGGTCGTGGGCGAGATCAAGCGGTACTTCCGCGACAACGTCCGTACGGTCCACGTACCGCGCCGGCTGCACGAACTGTGGGTGCAGGTCAACAGCGCGACCGAGGACCTGACCACCTCCTTCGGGCGCACCCCGACGACCTCGGAGATCGCCGAGCGGCTGCGCATCACCGAGGACGAGGTGCTCTCCTGCATCGAGGCCGGTCGGTCGTACCACGCGACCTCGCTGGAGGCCGCGCAGGAGGGCGACGGGCTGCCGGGGCTGCTGGACCGGCTCGGCTACGAGGATCCCGCGCTGGACGGTGTGGAGCACCGGGATCTCGTACGGCATCTGCTCGTACAACTGCCTGAGCGGGAGCAGCGGATTCTGCTGCTGCGGTACTACAGCAACCTCACGCAGTCTCAGATCAGCGCGGAGCTCGGTGTCTCGCAGATGCATGTCTCGCGCCTACTCGCGCGTAGCTTCCAGCGATTGCGGTCTGCGAACAGGATCGACGCGTAA
- a CDS encoding Dabb family protein, with protein MIRHLVLFKLNEGVERDDPRVVRGVEAFRALDGAIPELRFWELGWNISDRPIAHDFAINSAFDDADALRRYVEHPDHQAGVALWREFATWVIADYEF; from the coding sequence ATGATCCGCCACCTGGTCCTCTTCAAGCTCAACGAGGGCGTCGAGCGCGACGACCCGCGCGTCGTGCGGGGCGTCGAGGCCTTCCGCGCGCTCGACGGCGCGATCCCCGAGCTCCGCTTCTGGGAGCTCGGCTGGAACATCAGCGACCGCCCCATCGCCCACGACTTCGCCATCAACTCGGCCTTCGACGACGCGGACGCGCTGCGGCGGTACGTCGAGCATCCCGACCACCAGGCGGGTGTCGCGCTGTGGCGCGAGTTCGCCACGTGGGTGATCGCCGACTACGAGTTCTGA
- the tadA gene encoding tRNA adenosine(34) deaminase TadA, whose translation MRLALDEAAEAVRGGDVPVGAVVLAPDGTTVLAAGHNEREAGGDPTAHAELLAIRRAAAELGEWRLSGCTLVVTLEPCTMCAGAIQQSRVDRLVYGARDEKAGAAGSLWDLVRDRRLNHRPEVIEGVLAGECSELLTAFFRAR comes from the coding sequence ATGCGACTCGCCCTGGACGAGGCCGCCGAGGCCGTCCGGGGCGGGGACGTCCCCGTCGGCGCCGTCGTACTGGCCCCGGACGGCACGACCGTCCTCGCCGCCGGGCACAACGAACGCGAGGCCGGCGGCGACCCGACGGCCCACGCGGAGCTCCTCGCCATCCGCCGGGCCGCCGCCGAACTGGGCGAGTGGCGGCTCTCCGGCTGCACCCTCGTGGTGACGCTGGAGCCCTGCACGATGTGCGCGGGCGCCATCCAGCAGTCCCGCGTCGACCGTCTCGTCTACGGCGCCCGTGACGAGAAGGCCGGCGCGGCCGGCTCCCTCTGGGACCTGGTCCGCGACCGGCGGCTCAACCACCGGCCCGAGGTGATCGAGGGCGTGCTCGCCGGGGAGTGCTCCGAGCTGCTCACCGCGTTCTTCCGGGCCCGCTGA
- a CDS encoding tRNA adenosine deaminase-associated protein encodes MYFAALLARTEDGWKASDTELDDVETLSDLADLARESSPDEDTVLVLIEQEDAWFGVVRVDGEDDPRIYVSDAAAAARSSYGEILLTDELLGRDPDEGDDLDALDLDGTEDGEPDEDEADGGDGATGAADAVPHGPVGDPEILDDLGVSEKELRLMSTEAVTEIAESLGASETLETVR; translated from the coding sequence GTGTACTTCGCCGCACTGCTCGCGCGCACCGAAGACGGGTGGAAAGCGAGCGACACAGAGCTCGACGATGTGGAAACCCTGTCGGATCTGGCCGACCTGGCCCGTGAATCCTCCCCCGACGAGGACACGGTGCTCGTGCTCATCGAGCAGGAGGACGCCTGGTTCGGCGTCGTCCGCGTGGACGGCGAGGACGACCCTCGTATCTACGTCTCGGACGCCGCCGCCGCTGCCCGCAGCAGCTACGGCGAGATCCTGCTCACCGACGAACTGCTCGGCCGCGACCCGGACGAGGGGGACGACCTCGACGCCCTCGACCTCGACGGCACCGAGGACGGTGAACCCGACGAGGACGAGGCCGACGGCGGCGACGGAGCCACCGGAGCGGCGGACGCCGTGCCGCACGGCCCCGTCGGCGACCCCGAGATCCTCGACGACCTCGGCGTCAGCGAGAAGGAGCTGCGCCTGATGTCGACCGAGGCCGTCACCGAGATCGCCGAGTCCCTGGGCGCCTCGGAGACCCTGGAGACCGTCCGCTGA
- the upp gene encoding uracil phosphoribosyltransferase, which translates to MRLHVVDHPLVAHKLTTLRDQRTDSATFRRLADELVTLLAYEATRDVRTEQVDIRTPVATTTGVKLSHPRPLVVPILRAGLGMLDGMVRLLPTAEVGFLGMIRNEETLEASTYATRMPEDLSGRQVYVLDPMLATGGTLVAAIQELIKRGADDVTAVVLLAAPEGVEIMERELAGTPVTVVTASVDERLNEHGYIVPGLGDAGDRMYGAAE; encoded by the coding sequence ATGCGTCTCCACGTCGTCGACCACCCACTGGTCGCCCACAAGCTCACCACGCTGCGCGACCAGCGCACCGACTCCGCGACCTTCCGCCGTCTCGCCGACGAGCTGGTCACCCTGCTCGCCTACGAGGCCACGCGCGACGTGCGCACCGAGCAGGTCGACATCCGGACCCCGGTGGCCACGACCACGGGCGTCAAGCTCTCCCACCCCCGCCCCCTGGTCGTGCCGATCCTGCGCGCCGGGCTCGGCATGCTCGACGGCATGGTCCGGCTGCTGCCGACCGCCGAGGTCGGCTTCCTCGGCATGATCCGCAACGAGGAGACGCTCGAGGCCTCCACGTACGCGACGCGGATGCCGGAGGACCTGTCGGGACGCCAGGTGTACGTGCTGGACCCGATGCTCGCCACCGGCGGCACGCTGGTCGCGGCGATCCAGGAGCTGATCAAGCGCGGCGCCGACGACGTCACCGCCGTGGTGCTGCTGGCCGCCCCGGAGGGCGTCGAGATCATGGAGCGCGAGCTGGCCGGCACCCCGGTGACGGTCGTGACCGCCTCGGTCGACGAGCGCCTGAACGAGCACGGCTACATCGTCCCGGGCCTCGGCGACGCGGGCGACCGGATGTACGGCGCGGCGGAGTAA
- a CDS encoding LytR C-terminal domain-containing protein has protein sequence MGGKYRITGNKYPRMRGPRRHGRLVVVVVASVAVLGVGGWGTLQLIDVFTGGGRKASAAGNGTDCAPRTKASASPVAKALPEPRTITVNVFNATTRSGLAKKTADELKKRGFKIGDVGNATKQYDKKVKGTGVLLGPAAALDTSLPVLGTQLPGAERRTEAARKGAAVDLVIGDGFKELAKKPAADQALAKLTKPEPAVTPKKGC, from the coding sequence ATGGGCGGCAAGTACCGCATCACGGGCAACAAGTACCCCCGGATGCGGGGCCCCCGGCGGCATGGGCGGCTTGTCGTCGTGGTCGTCGCCTCCGTAGCTGTGCTCGGCGTGGGCGGCTGGGGCACGCTGCAGCTCATCGACGTCTTCACCGGCGGCGGCAGAAAGGCTTCGGCAGCCGGCAACGGCACGGACTGCGCGCCCAGGACCAAGGCGAGCGCCTCTCCCGTCGCCAAGGCGCTGCCCGAGCCGCGCACGATCACGGTCAACGTCTTCAACGCCACCACCCGCAGCGGCCTGGCGAAGAAGACCGCCGACGAGCTGAAGAAGCGCGGCTTCAAGATCGGCGACGTGGGCAACGCGACCAAGCAGTACGACAAGAAGGTCAAGGGCACCGGCGTACTGCTCGGCCCCGCCGCCGCCCTCGACACCTCGCTGCCGGTGCTCGGCACGCAGCTCCCGGGCGCCGAACGGCGTACCGAGGCGGCCCGCAAGGGTGCCGCCGTCGACCTCGTCATCGGCGACGGCTTCAAGGAACTGGCGAAGAAGCCCGCCGCCGACCAGGCCCTGGCCAAGCTGACCAAGCCCGAGCCGGCGGTTACGCCGAAGAAGGGCTGCTGA
- a CDS encoding type II toxin-antitoxin system VapB family antitoxin: protein MIFKRIGNGRPYPDHGRESTRQWADVAPRPVRLDQLVTTKGQLDLETLLAEDSTFYGDLFAHVVKWQGDLYLEDGLHRAVRAALQQRQVLHARVLELD from the coding sequence GTGATCTTCAAGCGCATCGGAAACGGCCGGCCGTACCCCGACCACGGCCGGGAAAGCACCCGGCAGTGGGCGGACGTCGCGCCGCGCCCGGTCCGCCTCGATCAGCTCGTGACGACCAAGGGGCAGCTGGACCTGGAGACCCTCCTCGCCGAGGACTCGACGTTCTACGGCGACCTCTTCGCGCACGTCGTGAAGTGGCAGGGCGATCTGTACCTGGAGGACGGCCTGCACCGCGCGGTGCGGGCGGCGCTCCAGCAGCGCCAGGTGCTGCACGCCCGCGTACTCGAGCTGGACTGA